One Helianthus annuus cultivar XRQ/B chromosome 12, HanXRQr2.0-SUNRISE, whole genome shotgun sequence genomic region harbors:
- the LOC110894218 gene encoding dof zinc finger protein DOF1.7 yields MHPDHPPINTNPNFPNHHQEHLNCPRCASTNTKFCYYNNYNLSQPRHYCKDCRRYWTKGGTLRNIPIGGGTRKITKRNSTVNNRTSPVTPTTLMTKPPVPVTEKSESGSSGSGYSVGPLGSLLMEGANNKNGNSNGDDFGSGLLRLNHQQNGNGVGWVDLSIFTPASRFC; encoded by the coding sequence ATGCATCCAGATCATCCACCAAtaaacacaaaccctaatttcccAAACCACCACCAGGAGCACCTCAACTGCCCTAGATGCGCCTCCACCAACACCAAATTCTGCTACTACAACAATTACAACCTCTCCCAGCCTCGCCACTATTGCAAGGACTGTCGCCGCTACTGGACCAAAGGCGGCACTCTCCGTAACATCCCAATCGGTGGAGGCACTCGCAAAATCACAAAACGCAATTCCACTGTAAACAATCGCACATCTCCAGTCACTCCAACGACCTTGATGACGAAACCTCCGGTACCAGTGACGGAGAAATCCGAATCTGGATCTTCTGGTAGTGGTTATTCTGTTGGACCGTTAGGGAGTTTGTTAATGGAAGGTGCGAATAATAAGAATGGAAATTCGAATGGTGATGATTTTGGAAGCGGTTTGTTGAGGTTGAATCATCAACAGAATGGAAATGGTGTTGGATGGGTTGACCTTTCCATTTTTACACCTGCTTCGAGGTTCTGTTAA
- the LOC110894216 gene encoding RWD domain-containing protein 1 has translation MTDYVQEQEMEIEALKAILMDEFEEIHPSESGLNTSNRCFQIKISLQDDETEPNDTVQLGLVFSHTHKYPDEIPLLNLKSIKGISASDLTVLKEKLEQEASENLGMAMIYSLVTSSKEWVTERFAHDTGDYDILEETANKDEIIVPHGEPVTVETFLAWREKFEAELALERAKLLPESALVTTKEKKLTGKQWFESGRASKRAAPIIEGSNDEDEDIDFDDDDDNSEVDEEDMLDHYLAEKLDPSNQGR, from the exons ATGACAG ATTATGTGCAGGAGCAAGAGATGGAAATTGAAGCTTTAAAGGCCATATTAATGGATGAGTTTGAAG AAATTCATCCTAGCGAAAGTGGATTAAACACTTCAAATCGATGTTTTCAAATTAAGATATCTCTTCAG GATGATGAGACTGAGCCGAACGATACAG TTCAATTGGGATTAGTTTTCTCACATACACACAAATATCCAGATGAAATTCCACTTCTGAATTTGAAAAG TATAAAAGGAATCTCAGCATCAGATCTCACAGTTTTGAAAGAAAAGCTCGAACAAGAG GCGTCTGAGAATCTCGGAATGGCTATGATTTACTCACTAGTTACCTCATCTAAGGAGTGGGTTACCGAAAGATTTGCTCATGACACTGGCGATTACGATATCCTAGAGGAAACAGCAAATAAAGATGAA ATAATTGTGCCACATGGAGAACCTGTCACCGTTGAGACGTTTTTGGCGTGGAGAGAAAAATTTGAAGCAGAATTAGCCCTTGAGAGAGCCAA GCTGTTGCCGGAATCAGCACTTGTAACAACCAAAGAAAAGAAACTCACCGGCAAACAATGGTTTGAAAGCGGAAGAGCGTCA AAACGTGCAGCACCGATCATTGAAGGATCTAACGATGAAGATGAAGACATTGAtttcgatgatgatgatgataattcagaag TTGATGAGGAAGACATGCTTGATCACTATTTAGCTGAGAAATTAGACCCGTCTAATCAAGGTCGTTAA
- the LOC110894217 gene encoding 60S ribosomal protein L28-2, whose product MTTVPGQLIWEIVKKNNSFLVKEFGNGSQSVQFSKEPNNLYNLNSYKHSGLANKKTVTIQPAGKEQAVLLATTKTKKQAKPASLLHKSILKKEFNRMAKAVVNQVANNYYRPDLKKAALARLSAVNRSLKVSKSGVKKKNRQASRIYGRK is encoded by the exons ATGACGACCGTACCAGGGCAGCTGATCTGGGAGATCGTAAAGAAGAACAACTCGTTTCTCGTGAAGGAGTTTGGAAATGGATCTCAGAGTGTTCAGTTCAGTAAAGAACCGAATAATCTTTACAATCTTAACTCCTACAAGCACTCTG GACTAGCAAACAAGAAGACCGTTACCATTCAGCCGGCtggaaaggaacaagctgttctGCTTGCAACAACCAAGACCAAGAAGCAGGCCAAACCCGCAAGTTTGCTCCACAAGTCAATTTTGAAAAAGGAGTTCAACCGCATGGCTAAGGCAGTCGTAAATCAG GTTGCAAACAACTACTACAGGCCAGATTTGAAGAAGGCAGCTCTTGCAAGATTGAGTGCTGTTAACAGGAGTCTCAAGGTTTCAAAGTCTGGTGTCAAGAAGAAGAACAGACAGGCCTCAAGGATTTACGGCAGGAAATGA
- the LOC110892494 gene encoding putative nuclease HARBI1 → MASNPWWPSSSDDEEEMFFAKAVLRAGQILIEEEEEEEEIGENVITTRIRINRDRQGAHDKLVNDYFSDEPLYNADIFRRRFRMSRRLFTRIANDLAGLDLFFTQRPDARNYQGFTTLQKCTAAIRQLAYGTVADALDEYLQMSARTTRECLYRFCHNVVKLYSKKYLRKPNVYDVQQLYQAHEARHGFPGMLGSIDCMHWEWHSCPTAWRGQYTRGDHGYPTVILEAVASQDLWIWHSFFGLPGSLNDLNVLYQSAIFTDVVNGTGPDTRFTVSGVEYRRGYYLADGIYPSWSTIVKTIPYPEDEKRKKFAKRQEAARKDIERAFGVLQKKWAILAQPARAFTPKRLRLCMYACILLHNMIIEDEGRAICEYDENAP, encoded by the exons ATGGCTTCTAATCCTTGGTGGCCCTCGTCTTCGGATGACGAAGAGGAGATGTTTTTCGCAAAGGCTGTACTACGGGCGGGACAAATTTTAatcgaagaggaagaggaagaggaagaaattGGTGAAAATGTTATTACCACACGAATACGCATTAACAGAGACCGCCAAG GAGCGCACGACAAATTGGTGAACGATTATTTTTCGGATGAGCCACTTTACAACGCCGACATTTTTAGACGCAGGTTCCGAATGAGTCGCCGCTTATTCACAAGGATTGCCAATGATTTGGCGGGGCTAGACCTGTTTTTCACGCAACGTCCTGATGCTCGAAATTATCAAGGGTTTACAACGTTACAAAAGTGTACTGCGGCCATTCGACAACTGGCGTACGGGACAGTGGCCGACGCTTTGGACGAGTATTTACAGATGTCGGCAAGAACTACGCGGGAATGTTTGTATCGGTTTTGCCATAATGTGGTGAAACTGTATAGCAAAAAATATTTGCGGAAACCAAACGTGTATGATGTTCAACAGTTGTACCAAGCTCATGAAGCAAGGCACGGGTTTCCGGGAATGCTTGGTAGCATTGATTGTATGCATTGGGAGTGGCATAGTTGCCCGACTGCGTGGCGCGGCCAATATACGCGAGGTGATCACGGATATCCAACCGTGATACTTGAAGCTGTGGCATCACAAGATTTGTGGATATGGCATTCTTTCTTTGGTCTCCCTGGTTCACTCAACGACCTCAACGTGTTATACCAATCGGCCATTTTTACCGATGTCGTTAATGGAACGGGACCGGACACACGTTTTACAGTTTCTGGGGTAGAGTATAGACGTGGGTATTATCTTGCTGACGGGATATATCCGTCTTGGTCTACAATTGTGAAGACTATTCCATATCCCGAGGACGAAAAACGGAAAAAATTTGCGAAGCGTCAAGAAGCGGCAAGAAAAGACATCGAACGTGCTTTTGGTGTCTTACAAAAAAAATGGGCCATCCTTGCACAACCGGCACGTGCGTTCACCCCAAAAAGGCTGCGTCTTTGTATGTACGCTTGCATTTTGCTCCATAACATGATTATTGAAGACGAAGGTCGGGCGATTTGTGAGTATGATGAGAATGCACCTTAG